In Desulfomicrobium apsheronum, the sequence GGCATGTACCTTCTCCTGGCTCTTTTCATCGCCCGCAACCCGCTCGAACTTGACCGTGAATTCAAATGTCGATCCCCGCCCTAGCGCGCTCTGCACATTTATTTCACTGCCCATGAGATGCGCAAGTCGTTGGCTGATGTTCAGTCCGAGGCCTGTCCCGCCGTAGACCCTGGCTGTGGAACTGTCCGCCTGTTCGAAGGACTGGAAGAGCCTGGGCAAAACTTCCGGATCGATGCCGATGCCGGTATCGACGACCTGAAAACGCAACCAGACGCTGTCCTTCATCGGCTCACCCCCGTCGGCCACATCCACGACCATGCACACCGTACCGTTTTTGGTGAATTTTGCGGCATTGCCGCCCAGATTGAGCAGAATCTGCTGCAGACGCAGAGAGTCGCCCACCAGACAGCCTGGAACGGAAGGACCCAGGGAGAGCACCAGTTCGTTGCCGTTCTCAAACGCCTGGGATGTGATCAGGGCTGCGGTATCGGCCAGAAGCGTCTCGGGATCGAAGACCTTGCTCTCCAGTTCGATCTTGCCCGCCTCGATCTTGGCCACGTCCAGGATGTCGTTGATGACGCCCATCAAATGCTGGGCCGCGCTTCGAACCTTGAGCAGGTAGCTTCGAAGCTGCCCCTCGGCCCCGGCTTGCAGGGAGAGATTCAGGAAGCCCAGAATGGCCGTCATCGGAGTGCGGATCTCGTGGCTCATGCTGGCCAGGAAGGTGCTTCTGGCACGCGCCATGGCCACGGCGGACTGACGCCGGGCGGCCATGACACGGATGTCATGGGCCATCAGCACGGCCATGGCCATGGCCAGCACCACAAGGCCGATCCAGATCATCGCGGGGTGCACGAAAGGCAAAATACCCTGCGAGGCCCACGTATAGACAAAAATGTTCGCGCTCCCCACGACCCAGGCCGAAAGAAAGATAAGCGACACCGTCCTGTCGCGCTTGAGATTCGCAAGGCAGGCCCAGATCATGACCAGGCTGAGCGGGGTGAGCACGTAGAGGGAAAGTTTTCCCTGCACCTGGTCCGGAAGAAAGAACGCCAGCGCGGCGGCGGCAAACACAAGCCAGATACTGGTCAGAAGCAGACCATCGATCAGCCTCTCGCCTTTGCGGGTTTCCAGGAATGCACGGGCCACCATGGCCAGGGCCCCCTGGGAGAACAGCCCGGCGACCATGATGAACGTAGGGAGTCGCTCATGTATGAACAGAAATTGATAGCTGCTCACGGCTACAAAGACGGTAAAGGCGGCGTTAGCCAAGACGAAACCGCCGAACTTCAGGTTGCGGGTGTAGAGAAGGATGCCCAGGTTGGCGAGCATGAGAGTGCCGAAGAAACCCAGCAGCAAGGACGTGCCCAGCATCTTGAAACCGTTGCTGTGCATGGCATGGTCGATGGTGGAGATGTAGGGATTCAGAACAACGGACCGGATTCCCGTGACACGGACGTAACAGGTCGTGGGAGTCGTCAAGTCCGAAGAAAGCTGGAAATGCCTGTGCTCCCTGTGTCCTGGGCCATGAATCAGCCGTCCGGCGGAATATTCTTTCCAGCCACCGTGGGCCGTGGTTTGCGGAATGAAAAGATGAAATGTGTCGTAAAGATGCCAGCCCGGATCGAAAATCCAAAATGCCCTTTGCGCGTCGAAGGCCTGCCCGGGCGGCAACGGCTCGACAACGGTGAACCTGAACCACAGGGCCGACGAGGTGAAGCCGAAATTGAAATGCCCTGTGGACGGCCTGCGAAATCGCGAAGCCATGGATTCGGAAGCAACGTCCTCGATGGTCAGCCTGCCGCCTGGATCTTCCAGGAACTCCATGAAGGGTTTGAGGTCATGAGCCTGACTGCCCGGATCGAGCACACAGACGGACCCGGCCTCGGCCTGCGATGAACACAAAAGCCCTATCAGGACGAATATAAGCAATACCATTGAGTTGCCGCGCATAAGACTGGCCTCCCGCTTGTTCACTCGACACCTTCCCCGGACGCGGCGCAGGAGGAGCTCTGGGCGCCTCTCCCGGACCGACCCCATCTGCTCAGGGCCTCGAAAAGCGGCCCGGCCTCCACAGGCTTGGTCAATCTGTCGTTCATCCCCGCATCCAGACAAAGCGCCCTGTTTTCCTCTACCACGTCGGCGGTCAGGGCGATGATGGGAAGCCGGGCGCACCTGGCATCCTTGCGAACAATTCGCGTGGCCTCGTATCCGTCCATCTCGGGCATGTGCACATCCATGAGTACAACTTCCGGCAACAGCCGGTCCGAATCCAGCAGGCGACGCACGGCCTCCCGGCCGTTGGTCAGCGTTTCCAGCTCCGCTCCGGCCTGCGTGAGCATGACCTCGAAAAGTTCGCGGTTGAATGCATTGTCGTCCACCACCAGGATGCGCATGCCCCGTACCTGCTCCAGGTTGCGAAGCTCCTCGGCGTGCAGGGCCTCGCCCTCCTCGTCCACGATCTCTTCCTGGAACACGAGCAGGCGCAGCACGTCCTCCACCGTGGAAAGCGTTAACGGCTTGGCCAGAATCGCCCGGGTCCCGAAAAATGCCGGTTGCAGACCCTCCATTTCCGGACGGGCCAGGCTCGACATGACGGCGACCGGAATCCCGTCGGCGACACCGGCCTCACGCAGACGCGAGGCGAGCTCAATCCCGGTCATGTCCGGCAGATCCCAATCCAGAAGGATCGCATCGAATCTTTCTTCAGCCGCCATGCGAAGTGCTTCGTCAGCCGTGCCGGCAACGCGCATGTCCAGCCCCAGCCGAAGCGCGATGTCTTCCATGGCCGCTCTGGCCGAAGCATTGTCCTCGACGAAAAGAACGGAGAGATCCGCATACCTGGTTGGCGAGAGATAGACGTTTTCTCCGGTTTCTTCGGACACGACGAACGGAATCGTGAACGCAAAGGTTGAACCCTTGCCGGGAGTGCTTGAGACATCGATATCCCCACCCATAAGCTGCACCAACCGACGACTGATGTTCAGTCCGAGTCCCGTCCCGCCAAAAATCCTGGCCGTTGATCCGTGGGCCTGCTCGAAAGATTGGAACAGACGGGGCAGGACATCCGCCTCGATGCCGATGCCCGTGTCGCTGACCTGAAAGCGCAGCGCCGTCTTGCCCTCTTCCGGCGCAACCTGCCCGGGCAGGCTCACATCAATGACGACCGTGCCGCTCTTGGTGAATTTGACGGCATTGCCCCCAAGATTGACCAGCACCTGCTCCAGTCGCAAAAAATCACCCTCGATACGCCGGGGTACCCCCGGGCCGAGGCAGACAACCAGCTCGTTCGCGTTTTCAAAAGCGCGCGGCACCAAAATATCAGCCGTTTCGCGCAGCAGGTTCTCCACCTCGAAGGGTTTCGACTCCAGGTGGATCTTGCCTTCCTCGATCCTGGAAACGTCGAGGATGTCATTGATGATTCCCAGCAGATGCCGGGCAGATGCCTGGATCTTGCGCAGATACTGCCGCAGCGGTCCTGTCCCCCCGGACTGCATGGCCAGGTTCAAAAATCCCAGAATGGCGGTCATGGGGGTGCGGATCTCGTGGCTCATTCCGGCCAGGAAAATGCTCTTGGCCTCGGCCATGGCCTCGGCCGCCTGGCGCTGCGACGAGATGGAAGAAGTGAAATAGGCCAGCAGAAAGGCCATGGCCAACGCCTCGGCAATGAAACCGACCCACATCATCATGGGGTGCATGAACGCGGCTCCGCCGTTGGCCGCCCTGTTGTAAATCAAGGTGTCAAAAACCGTTCCGCCCCATGCTGCGAGAAAGATGATCGATACCGTCCGGTTGCGCTTCAGGTTGTCGACACAGGCCCAGGCGCCGATGAACGCCACGGGCATGACGATGCGCATGGAGAGGCTTCCATGCAGATGCTCCGGCAGAAACGGCCCCACGGCGGCGGCCAAAAACACGAGGAAGACGCTTCCGAGCAGAAGCCTGTCGAGAATCCTGTTGTAGATCCTCGTATCCATGACGGCCCGGATGACCAGGGCCAGGAACCCCTGGGTCACGAGACCGACGACCATGATTATTTCCGTAAGATTTCGGAAACTTACGAGGTGCTGATAGCTGGTCAGGGCCACGAAGGAGGCAAAACCGAGATTGCCGGGTATGGACCACTTGAATTTGTCGATGCCGGCATAGAGCCAGACGAAAAGATGGCCAAAGGCCATGGTCAGAAAATAGCCGATGACCAGACCCGTTCCGAGGACCTTGAGGCTGTTGACATGCAGGGCGCGATCCACGGTGGTGATATGCGGACTGACCATGATCGGCCGCAGGCCGGTCACGCGCAGGTAGCACGTGAGGGGTTCCGAGAGATCTTCCGGAAGAAGAAAGTGCCGCCGTTCGGGCTCTCCGGTTTTCGCAAGGAGGTTTCCGGCCGCATGGACCTGCCAGCCGCCGGAAGCATCAGGCCGGGGAACATACAGATGGATGGTGTCGTAGACGTTCCAGCCGGGATCGAGAATCCAGGCGGAAGGGAGTCCCCGGCGATTAGCCGATCGCGGCTCCTCCTTGATCGAAAAGCGAAACCACAGGGCCGAGGACGTAAAGCCGAAGTTGAAGTGTCCGGATGCCGGAAGAGCGAATATTCCCGCCATGGCCGAAGAGGCGGCCTGGTCGATGGTCAGGGATCTGCCGGGATCTTCCATGACCTCCATGAATGGGCGCAGGTCGCGCTCTTGGACCGAACAATCCAGCATCAGAACTGGCAGATTTCGGGCATGGAGAGAGCCGGGCAGGCATAAGAAAAAAGAAAAGAAAAATAGCGCCCCGCTGCGTAGCGAAGAAAAATGGCAAATACACGATGACATTTTCCCATGCCGCGAACTCATGGCTTAAGCCTAGGGGGTGGAATCGCTGAGTTCTCGGGCCGCGATGGCGACCTCTTCGAAAAGAGCATGGAAGGCAGGAAGTTCCTGCTTGATGCCCTCCACGTCTCCGACCCGGGCCAGATTTTCAAGAAGCGCGCTCTGGGCGGCCAGCCTCTTGGCCGAAAGGTTTGCAGCCCCACCCTTGATGGAGTGAAAGAACAGGACGATTTCATCGCAATCGCCGCCCTGCACGACCCCTTCCGCCTTTTCCCGAACCTGCGCGTTAAGCTCCAGAAATCGCAGCAGAAGCTTCACGAAAATCTGCCTGTTCCCGCTGAACCTCAACAGCGCCTCGTCCATGTCCAGAACCAGAATCGCCGCGTTACTGTTCATCACATCCTCCGTAAAAATATCAATCCATGTCAAAAAACCTTAACTCGCTAAAATTGCAACCCAAACGAACCCAAGCTCTTTCATTCACGCATTCGCCAAAAAAATACGCACTACGGACTTAACCTCCCAAAATTTCATGCAATCTACACACTGTATGACAAGTATGTATGACGTTAATACATTAAAGGCTCATTGGCAACGCGCAAGGCTGCCGGCTGCAAGACAGATGTGCGATTATTTCAGGTAAATGACGTCATCGCGATGCGAAGCTCCGACCAAGAACATCCTCCACTCGAAAACATCATAAGCTACGGGGATGAAATATGATCATACGCATCTTGGCGAATATTTTGCCAAAAAAATACACAAAACTAAGTACGGCTATAATCAAAAAATAATAACAATTAGGAATGATTCAAAAAATTTATATCGCGTAATACCTAGTCATATCGGGATGGCCTCATCTCCCTTCCAGGATCGGCCATCAAAACACGCAAGCCAAGGAGTGTTGCATGTCGCAGGAACCGCAAACAGCAAGCGAAGAGACCATCCAGTCCGGCACGGTCGGCCGTAAAGAAAGTCCGGGAATCGCCGACGCGCTCACCGGGTGTCTTCTCTTTGTCGCCAGACATCACGGCCGCATCCTGTCGCCTGCATCCCTCCTGTCCGGCCTGCCTCTCGATGCCCAGGGGTGCTTGACTCCCGGCATGATCGAGGCGGCTGCCCGCAATGCCGGGCTGTCCACCCGCATCGTCAGAAGTCCGCTGAAGAAGATCGCCCGCTTCGCCCTGCCGGCCGTGCTCTTTCTGAAGGACGACGAAGTCTGCGTCCTGCGAGAGGTGGATGGCGAAAACTACACGGTCTCCCATCCGGACCTTGAAGACGGGGTCAAGGTCATGACCAGGCAAGAGCTCGAAAAACTCCACACAGGACACGTCCTCTATCTCATGCCCACAAGAAAGGAGGCCTCACCTCAGGGCGCCGCATCAAAACCCAAAGGCCATTGGCTCCAAAGCGCCCTGCTCCGGAACTGGCGTGCCTATTCGCAGGTCATTATCGCGGCGACGATTCTGAACATGCTCGCCTTGGCCATGCCGCTCTTCGTCATGAACGTGTACGACAGGGTGGTGCCCAACAGCGCCCTGGAAACCCTCTGGGTGCTGGCCATGGGCATGGGCGTCGTCTTCGTTTTCGATTTTGCCATCAAAGGACTGCGCGCCTTCTTCATCGACAGCAC encodes:
- a CDS encoding response regulator is translated as MRGNSMVLLIFVLIGLLCSSQAEAGSVCVLDPGSQAHDLKPFMEFLEDPGGRLTIEDVASESMASRFRRPSTGHFNFGFTSSALWFRFTVVEPLPPGQAFDAQRAFWIFDPGWHLYDTFHLFIPQTTAHGGWKEYSAGRLIHGPGHREHRHFQLSSDLTTPTTCYVRVTGIRSVVLNPYISTIDHAMHSNGFKMLGTSLLLGFFGTLMLANLGILLYTRNLKFGGFVLANAAFTVFVAVSSYQFLFIHERLPTFIMVAGLFSQGALAMVARAFLETRKGERLIDGLLLTSIWLVFAAAALAFFLPDQVQGKLSLYVLTPLSLVMIWACLANLKRDRTVSLIFLSAWVVGSANIFVYTWASQGILPFVHPAMIWIGLVVLAMAMAVLMAHDIRVMAARRQSAVAMARARSTFLASMSHEIRTPMTAILGFLNLSLQAGAEGQLRSYLLKVRSAAQHLMGVINDILDVAKIEAGKIELESKVFDPETLLADTAALITSQAFENGNELVLSLGPSVPGCLVGDSLRLQQILLNLGGNAAKFTKNGTVCMVVDVADGGEPMKDSVWLRFQVVDTGIGIDPEVLPRLFQSFEQADSSTARVYGGTGLGLNISQRLAHLMGSEINVQSALGRGSTFEFTVKFERVAGDEKSQEKVHAFDGLRTLLVEDNPASRAAMEEILGRLGVDVKSAATASDALRLLASESFDLVLLDLDLPDYTGLEVLASLNEFKLGAKLKVVLMASLVRSEMDGMQPDLTGVREILMKPFTYLAVKDVLSRAVLGEAFVADATCRAEKMPNHEAVRGLRVLLVEDNLFNQELISVILEQAEVEFDLAMDGREAVTRIMKDDTKFDVVLMDIQMPGMDGYEATRIIRSDKRFGSLPIIAMTANVMAEDRARCKAAGMDGHLNKPVDTDELFKTLAAWGRGSE
- a CDS encoding hybrid sensor histidine kinase/response regulator; the protein is MLDCSVQERDLRPFMEVMEDPGRSLTIDQAASSAMAGIFALPASGHFNFGFTSSALWFRFSIKEEPRSANRRGLPSAWILDPGWNVYDTIHLYVPRPDASGGWQVHAAGNLLAKTGEPERRHFLLPEDLSEPLTCYLRVTGLRPIMVSPHITTVDRALHVNSLKVLGTGLVIGYFLTMAFGHLFVWLYAGIDKFKWSIPGNLGFASFVALTSYQHLVSFRNLTEIIMVVGLVTQGFLALVIRAVMDTRIYNRILDRLLLGSVFLVFLAAAVGPFLPEHLHGSLSMRIVMPVAFIGAWACVDNLKRNRTVSIIFLAAWGGTVFDTLIYNRAANGGAAFMHPMMMWVGFIAEALAMAFLLAYFTSSISSQRQAAEAMAEAKSIFLAGMSHEIRTPMTAILGFLNLAMQSGGTGPLRQYLRKIQASARHLLGIINDILDVSRIEEGKIHLESKPFEVENLLRETADILVPRAFENANELVVCLGPGVPRRIEGDFLRLEQVLVNLGGNAVKFTKSGTVVIDVSLPGQVAPEEGKTALRFQVSDTGIGIEADVLPRLFQSFEQAHGSTARIFGGTGLGLNISRRLVQLMGGDIDVSSTPGKGSTFAFTIPFVVSEETGENVYLSPTRYADLSVLFVEDNASARAAMEDIALRLGLDMRVAGTADEALRMAAEERFDAILLDWDLPDMTGIELASRLREAGVADGIPVAVMSSLARPEMEGLQPAFFGTRAILAKPLTLSTVEDVLRLLVFQEEIVDEEGEALHAEELRNLEQVRGMRILVVDDNAFNRELFEVMLTQAGAELETLTNGREAVRRLLDSDRLLPEVVLMDVHMPEMDGYEATRIVRKDARCARLPIIALTADVVEENRALCLDAGMNDRLTKPVEAGPLFEALSRWGRSGRGAQSSSCAASGEGVE
- a CDS encoding Hpt domain-containing protein, with the translated sequence MNSNAAILVLDMDEALLRFSGNRQIFVKLLLRFLELNAQVREKAEGVVQGGDCDEIVLFFHSIKGGAANLSAKRLAAQSALLENLARVGDVEGIKQELPAFHALFEEVAIAARELSDSTP